In Dehalococcoidia bacterium, a single window of DNA contains:
- a CDS encoding phosphoglucomutase/phosphomannomutase family protein — MATPIIFGTDGWRGIIADDFTFENVRVCAQGVADYLNGAGLARYGLVVGYDTRFASEDFAAAASEVVAANGIRVYLCQDAAPTPVISYSILVKKAGGAIVITASHNGASWNGFKYKVDSACSASPEVIAELERHISRIQAGDVVKRMPLEQAISNEMVTRIDPTTPYFNHIGELVDLERLRNSGLRVMVDSMYGAGIGYFRRILSGGITEVIEIHGERNPLFPGLQPEPIASNLGELSARVKGEGASAGLATDGDADRIGIIDERGVFLTPLQVFALLALYLLEVCDRRGAIIKTITSTSMLYRLGDLYRVPVYETPVGFKYVAPKMLAEDALIGGEESGGFAFRGNMPERDGILSGLLFLDLMVREKKSPSQLVEYLFSKVGPHYFERTDIEFPAGERESITRRLLRSRPSHIDNIAVTGIETDDGFRFLLADCTWLLIRFSGTEPILRIYAESDSTARVKGLIALGKKMAGV; from the coding sequence TTGGCCACACCCATTATATTTGGAACCGATGGTTGGCGGGGGATCATCGCCGATGATTTCACATTTGAAAACGTGAGAGTATGTGCACAGGGCGTTGCCGATTACCTTAATGGTGCGGGGCTCGCCCGTTATGGCCTGGTCGTGGGCTATGATACCAGGTTTGCCTCCGAGGACTTCGCTGCTGCTGCCTCAGAGGTCGTTGCCGCCAATGGTATCAGGGTTTACCTTTGCCAAGACGCTGCCCCCACCCCGGTAATTAGCTACTCCATCCTGGTGAAAAAAGCTGGCGGTGCCATCGTAATCACTGCCAGTCACAACGGAGCATCCTGGAACGGCTTTAAGTACAAGGTGGATAGCGCCTGCAGTGCCTCTCCGGAGGTTATCGCCGAGTTAGAGAGGCATATATCCCGGATCCAGGCTGGCGATGTGGTTAAGCGGATGCCGTTGGAGCAGGCAATTAGTAATGAAATGGTGACCAGGATCGACCCCACCACTCCCTATTTTAATCATATCGGGGAGTTGGTTGACCTGGAGAGACTGCGCAACAGCGGACTGAGGGTGATGGTGGATTCGATGTATGGGGCGGGGATTGGATACTTCCGTCGCATTCTGAGCGGAGGCATTACGGAGGTTATCGAGATACACGGCGAGCGAAATCCGTTATTCCCTGGCCTCCAGCCCGAGCCCATAGCATCAAACCTGGGGGAGCTTTCCGCCAGGGTGAAGGGAGAAGGGGCCAGCGCGGGCCTGGCCACCGATGGCGATGCCGATCGCATCGGCATCATAGATGAGCGAGGGGTATTTCTCACCCCCCTTCAGGTATTTGCCCTGCTTGCTCTCTATCTTCTCGAGGTTTGCGACAGGCGTGGCGCAATCATCAAGACGATAACATCGACCAGCATGCTCTATAGACTGGGGGATCTTTATAGGGTGCCAGTCTATGAAACCCCCGTGGGTTTTAAGTACGTGGCCCCAAAGATGCTTGCCGAGGATGCGCTGATCGGTGGTGAGGAAAGCGGCGGTTTTGCCTTTCGTGGCAATATGCCAGAGCGCGATGGCATACTCTCTGGCCTGCTCTTTCTGGACCTGATGGTCAGGGAGAAAAAGAGCCCCTCTCAACTGGTAGAATACCTCTTTAGCAAGGTTGGCCCCCACTACTTCGAGCGTACTGACATCGAATTCCCTGCTGGTGAACGGGAGTCAATCACCCGTCGCCTCTTAAGGAGCAGGCCTAGCCATATCGATAACATCGCGGTCACCGGAATCGAGACCGACGACGGCTTTCGTTTCCTGCTGGCAGATTGCACCTGGCTGCTTATCCGCTTTT
- a CDS encoding GDP-mannose 4,6-dehydratase, producing the protein MPRADREVREMLGMLLGMTDAGIEVRIHTARLRPYDAKVLVCDATKFRNLTGWQPQIPFEKTLKDLLDYWRERV; encoded by the coding sequence TTGCCAAGAGCTGACAGGGAGGTGAGGGAGATGCTCGGTATGCTCCTTGGCATGACTGATGCCGGCATCGAGGTCAGGATACATACAGCTCGGCTTCGACCCTACGATGCGAAGGTACTTGTCTGCGATGCCACCAAGTTCCGTAACTTAACCGGGTGGCAGCCTCAAATCCCCTTCGAAAAGACACTAAAGGATCTCTTGGACTACTGGCGAGAAAGGGTTTAA
- a CDS encoding NDP-sugar synthase encodes MKAVILVGGEGTRLRPLTLNTPKSMVPIANRPFLEHMIEYLKRHGIDDIILTLCYLHNRTRRHFGDGSNFGIKLSYALEDSPLGTAGAVKNVDEHIDETFFVFNGDIFTDIDLTAMMEFHRKRGSKATIALTPVEDPTIYGVVETNDEGRVRRFLEKPRRNEVTTNMINAGAYILEPEVLSDIPEGSIFSFEQGLFPLLLEHGDPLYGYHSSDYWIDIGTPEKYLKLHHDLLKGQVIRRFPGEQSGNGIWVEEGCDIQPRAELEGPVVIGRNCVIGSGARVKGPSVIGQDCRIGENSLIEGSVVWQNAQLGQRVSLKNCVIAESVAIGERTEVMEGCVLGSNVIVGSDKRLLPGTKVWPEEKHSCQELTGR; translated from the coding sequence GTGAAGGCGGTGATCTTGGTCGGTGGTGAGGGGACAAGGCTTCGTCCCCTTACCTTAAATACCCCTAAGTCTATGGTGCCTATTGCGAACAGGCCATTCCTGGAGCACATGATCGAGTACCTGAAGCGGCATGGCATCGATGACATTATACTGACACTATGTTACCTTCACAATCGTACCCGGCGCCACTTTGGCGATGGCAGCAACTTTGGCATAAAGCTAAGCTATGCATTGGAGGATTCCCCACTGGGCACAGCGGGAGCAGTTAAGAATGTCGATGAGCATATCGATGAAACCTTCTTTGTTTTTAACGGCGATATATTCACCGACATCGACCTCACCGCGATGATGGAGTTTCACCGAAAGCGGGGATCAAAGGCTACAATCGCCCTAACGCCCGTAGAGGACCCTACCATCTATGGAGTAGTGGAGACCAATGATGAGGGCAGGGTGCGGCGTTTCCTGGAAAAACCGCGCCGGAATGAGGTGACCACCAATATGATAAACGCCGGTGCTTACATTCTTGAGCCTGAAGTGCTAAGCGACATCCCGGAAGGATCGATCTTCAGCTTCGAGCAAGGTCTCTTTCCCCTGCTCTTGGAGCACGGCGATCCATTGTACGGCTACCACTCCAGTGATTATTGGATCGACATCGGCACCCCCGAGAAATATCTGAAGCTTCACCATGACCTGCTCAAGGGACAGGTTATCCGGAGATTCCCTGGGGAGCAATCTGGCAATGGGATATGGGTTGAGGAAGGCTGTGACATACAGCCTCGAGCTGAGCTTGAAGGGCCGGTGGTAATTGGTAGAAACTGCGTTATTGGTTCCGGGGCGCGGGTAAAGGGACCCTCAGTCATCGGGCAAGATTGCAGAATTGGGGAAAACAGCCTTATTGAGGGGTCAGTAGTTTGGCAGAACGCTCAACTTGGACAGAGGGTATCGCTCAAGAATTGTGTGATAGCGGAAAGTGTAGCTATTGGAGAACGAACCGAGGTTATGGAGGGTTGTGTTTTGGGTAGTAATGTGATCGTGGGTAGCGATAAGAGATTGCTTCCGGGGACCAAGGTTTGGCCTGAGGAAAAGCATTCTTGCCAAGAGCTGACAGGGAGGTGA
- the metK gene encoding methionine adenosyltransferase has translation MSAPSLFLTSESVTEGHPDKLCDIISDAVLDTILARDPMARVACETAATTGLVFVMGEITTDCYVEIPDIVRKVLRDVGYTRAKYGFDCETCGVMVSIKEQSKDIAMGVDKSLEVRSGEDNNERETLGAGDQGMMVGFACNETPELMPLTISLAHKLCKRLAQVRKDGTLRYLRPDGKSQVTVEYSRGVPQRVDSVVIGAQHDPAISHDVIEHDVIEQVIKAVIPASLLNERTKYYVNATGRFVTGGPMGDTGLTGRKILVDTYGGIARHGGGSFSGKDPTKVDRSAAYAARYVAKNLVAAGLADRLELQVSYAIGVARPLSISIETFCSGRVPDDVIVELIHKHFDLRPGAIIETMKLRRPIYRQTASYGHFGRTDIDVPWEKTDKAAILKAEAGLN, from the coding sequence ATGAGCGCACCCTCGCTATTTCTTACCTCCGAGTCGGTTACCGAAGGCCACCCTGATAAGCTCTGCGACATAATCTCCGATGCCGTCCTCGATACCATTCTGGCACGTGACCCTATGGCTAGGGTTGCCTGCGAGACCGCAGCAACAACCGGGCTTGTATTTGTTATGGGGGAGATTACCACCGATTGCTATGTAGAAATACCGGACATCGTGCGCAAGGTATTGCGAGACGTGGGCTACACCCGTGCCAAGTACGGATTTGACTGCGAGACCTGCGGGGTTATGGTCTCCATCAAGGAGCAGTCGAAGGACATCGCTATGGGGGTGGATAAATCGCTTGAGGTAAGGAGCGGTGAGGATAATAACGAGAGAGAGACCCTGGGTGCTGGTGACCAGGGGATGATGGTGGGCTTTGCCTGCAACGAGACCCCTGAGCTCATGCCCCTTACCATTTCCCTAGCCCATAAGTTATGCAAGAGACTGGCCCAGGTAAGAAAGGATGGCACACTGCGTTATCTGCGCCCCGATGGCAAGTCGCAGGTGACGGTGGAGTACTCCAGGGGTGTTCCCCAGCGAGTCGATAGCGTGGTTATCGGCGCCCAGCATGACCCTGCCATCAGCCACGATGTCATTGAGCACGATGTTATTGAGCAGGTGATCAAGGCCGTGATCCCCGCTTCTCTACTAAATGAAAGAACCAAATATTATGTCAATGCAACGGGGCGCTTTGTCACTGGAGGACCAATGGGAGATACCGGCCTCACTGGGCGCAAGATACTGGTTGATACATATGGCGGCATCGCCAGACATGGAGGCGGAAGCTTCTCGGGAAAGGACCCTACCAAGGTGGACCGCTCCGCGGCATATGCGGCCAGGTATGTGGCTAAGAACCTGGTAGCAGCGGGGCTAGCGGATCGCCTCGAACTCCAGGTCTCATATGCCATCGGAGTGGCTCGTCCCCTTTCCATCTCTATAGAGACATTCTGTAGCGGCAGGGTCCCCGATGATGTTATCGTTGAGCTGATCCACAAGCACTTCGACCTTCGCCCTGGTGCGATTATCGAGACTATGAAGTTACGACGTCCAATCTACAGGCAAACCGCCAGCTATGGTCATTTTGGTCGCACCGATATAGATGTCCCATGGGAGAAGACCGATAAGGCGGCCATACTCAAAGCTGAGGCCGGCCTTAATTAA
- the ahcY gene encoding adenosylhomocysteinase translates to MKADIRDPSLSAAGMLRIEWASREMPVLRLIKERFAREKPLEGVCLAACLHVTTETANLAMVLKEGGATLVLCASNPLSTQDDVAAALVKEYDIPVYAIKGEDNQTYYGHISAALEYGPHITLDDGADLVSTIHKDRRELVSGIIGGTEETTTGCIRLRSLAQQGKLLYPIIAVNDADSKHLFDNRYGTGQSTIDGITRATNILWAGKKVVICGYGWCGRGVAMRARGMGAHIIVTEVEPIRALEAVMDGYSVMPIAEASKVGDIFITLSGDMNVLDSAHFSAMKDGAIVANSGHFNVEINIPALEKMAKAKRRIRLYIDEYTLPSGRRIFLLGEGRLINLAAAEGHPASVMDMSFANQALCVEYMVKGEKSKPGIYPVPRDIDREVGRLKLASMGMTIDVLTEEQRKYLESWESGT, encoded by the coding sequence ATGAAGGCTGACATAAGGGATCCTTCCCTGTCCGCAGCGGGGATGCTGCGTATTGAGTGGGCGTCGCGTGAGATGCCAGTACTGAGGCTAATTAAGGAGCGCTTTGCCAGGGAGAAGCCACTCGAAGGGGTGTGCCTTGCCGCCTGCCTCCATGTTACCACCGAGACAGCGAACCTGGCGATGGTTTTAAAGGAGGGGGGTGCCACGCTAGTACTCTGCGCCTCAAATCCCCTCTCTACCCAAGACGATGTCGCCGCTGCCCTGGTAAAAGAGTACGACATCCCGGTTTATGCCATAAAGGGGGAGGATAACCAAACCTACTATGGGCACATTAGTGCTGCCCTAGAATATGGTCCTCATATCACCCTGGATGACGGCGCTGATCTGGTGAGCACAATTCATAAAGATCGCCGGGAACTGGTCAGTGGCATTATAGGGGGCACCGAAGAGACCACCACAGGCTGTATCCGGCTACGGAGTTTGGCACAGCAGGGTAAGCTTCTCTACCCCATCATCGCAGTGAACGACGCAGACTCCAAGCACTTATTTGACAATCGCTATGGCACTGGTCAGAGCACTATTGATGGCATCACACGTGCCACTAATATCCTATGGGCGGGAAAGAAGGTGGTGATCTGCGGTTATGGCTGGTGTGGTAGGGGGGTGGCGATGAGGGCTCGGGGCATGGGGGCACATATAATCGTGACCGAGGTCGAGCCCATCCGTGCCCTGGAGGCGGTCATGGATGGCTACTCGGTGATGCCCATCGCTGAGGCATCGAAGGTAGGCGACATATTTATCACCCTCTCTGGTGACATGAACGTCCTCGACAGCGCACACTTCTCCGCGATGAAGGATGGGGCAATAGTGGCCAACAGCGGGCATTTCAATGTGGAGATTAACATCCCCGCCCTGGAGAAGATGGCAAAGGCCAAGCGCCGCATACGCCTCTATATTGACGAATACACCCTTCCCAGTGGTCGGCGAATCTTCCTGCTTGGTGAAGGCAGGTTGATAAACCTGGCCGCCGCCGAGGGGCATCCGGCAAGCGTTATGGACATGAGCTTTGCCAATCAGGCGCTATGCGTGGAGTACATGGTTAAGGGAGAAAAGTCTAAGCCAGGTATTTACCCCGTGCCTCGGGATATCGACAGGGAGGTTGGCCGGCTGAAGCTAGCTTCCATGGGGATGACAATTGATGTGCTTACTGAGGAACAAAGGAAGTATCTTGAGAGCTGGGAATCAGGGACATAG
- a CDS encoding PfkB family carbohydrate kinase codes for MLVVGSVALDSVETPLGSVNGVLGGSAVYFATAASLYTKVNLVAVAGTDFPTEHIQFLAGRGVDTAGLEVIEGKTFRWAGHYDFERNITETLKTELNVFADFHPTLPPGYRDSDLVFLANIDPELQCEVLEQVSGASLKVVDTMNFWIRGKGELLSRAISAVDIAIMDESEARLLAQSQNTFAAARSILNMGPKTVIIKRGQYGAVMLSGDDHFIAPAYPVYDFKDPTGAGDSFAGGFLGYLDQVNEFTPQMLRQAVIHGTAVASFTISEFSIDGLRSLTRADIDKRYYELQRCTHFEDKECNL; via the coding sequence GTGCTGGTTGTGGGCTCGGTGGCTCTTGACTCGGTAGAGACGCCCCTGGGCAGCGTCAACGGGGTTCTCGGCGGCTCTGCTGTCTACTTCGCCACTGCCGCCAGCCTTTATACCAAGGTAAACCTAGTCGCGGTCGCCGGCACCGACTTTCCCACCGAGCATATCCAGTTCCTCGCCGGGCGTGGCGTCGATACTGCGGGACTTGAGGTAATCGAGGGTAAGACCTTCCGCTGGGCTGGCCACTATGATTTCGAGCGAAATATCACCGAAACACTGAAGACCGAGCTCAATGTCTTTGCCGATTTCCATCCAACCCTTCCCCCAGGTTACCGGGACAGCGATCTGGTATTTCTCGCCAATATCGACCCTGAACTCCAGTGCGAGGTGCTGGAACAGGTTAGCGGGGCCAGTCTGAAGGTGGTCGATACCATGAACTTCTGGATCAGGGGCAAGGGTGAACTCCTGAGCCGAGCGATAAGCGCCGTGGACATCGCCATAATGGACGAGTCAGAGGCCCGCCTGCTTGCCCAAAGCCAGAACACCTTTGCTGCTGCCAGAAGCATACTCAATATGGGTCCCAAAACGGTGATCATAAAGAGAGGGCAATACGGAGCGGTCATGCTTAGCGGCGATGACCACTTCATCGCCCCAGCCTATCCCGTTTACGATTTCAAGGACCCCACCGGCGCTGGGGATAGCTTTGCCGGAGGCTTCCTCGGCTACCTAGATCAGGTAAACGAGTTCACCCCACAAATGTTGAGGCAGGCTGTTATCCACGGCACTGCAGTGGCCAGCTTTACCATCTCCGAGTTCAGCATCGATGGCCTCCGCTCCCTGACCAGAGCTGATATTGATAAAAGATACTACGAGCTACAGAGGTGTACCCATTTTGAAGATAAGGAGTGTAATTTATGA
- a CDS encoding NTPase, whose product MKKSNIERTACLLTGGPGVGKTTIIKQALDRTHIKAGGFFTEEIRESRARQGFRLVTLDGESAILAHTGIKSPYRVSKYGVDIDGLDRVGVAALREAARECDVVVIDEIGKMELFSPDFKEAVLESVNSDKRVLGTIMLSSHPWANQIRQNPNVVIITVTRTNHRKVLEQVIQWLDSTINDS is encoded by the coding sequence ATGAAGAAGAGTAATATCGAGAGGACAGCCTGTCTCCTAACCGGCGGCCCCGGGGTGGGCAAGACCACAATTATTAAGCAAGCTCTGGATAGGACTCACATAAAAGCGGGGGGATTTTTCACCGAGGAGATAAGGGAGAGCAGGGCGAGGCAGGGCTTCAGGCTCGTTACCCTAGATGGGGAGAGCGCCATCCTGGCCCATACAGGTATCAAGAGTCCCTATCGGGTTAGCAAGTACGGGGTGGATATAGATGGACTGGATAGGGTGGGAGTCGCTGCACTAAGGGAGGCAGCTCGTGAGTGCGATGTGGTAGTGATCGACGAGATCGGGAAGATGGAGCTTTTCTCACCCGATTTCAAGGAAGCTGTGCTGGAGTCGGTAAATAGCGATAAGAGGGTGCTGGGTACCATCATGCTTTCTTCCCATCCCTGGGCCAACCAGATTAGGCAAAACCCCAACGTGGTTATCATAACGGTGACCAGGACGAATCATCGGAAGGTTCTGGAGCAGGTGATCCAATGGCTGGATTCGACGATAAATGATAGTTGA
- a CDS encoding DUF6485 family protein, whose protein sequence is MECSIDANREGCTCTYEPCERKGKCCDCIRYHRNLGELPGCLFPPDVERTCDRSIAKFVEIFGQRT, encoded by the coding sequence TTGGAGTGCAGTATCGATGCCAACAGAGAGGGGTGCACCTGCACCTACGAGCCCTGCGAGCGCAAGGGGAAGTGTTGCGATTGCATCCGCTATCATAGAAATCTTGGCGAGCTACCGGGCTGCCTCTTCCCTCCGGATGTCGAAAGAACCTGCGACCGCTCCATCGCCAAATTTGTGGAGATTTTCGGTCAAAGGACATAG
- a CDS encoding methionine synthase, whose translation MPHTDPREACSLVAKFLPEIPAWPQLPKRSFSENMYAQFSDGFPGVVIEGDRVYVDRSKDLDEPLEQLYNTYLENRVERYAISPDYAAGLHTLLEVELRSPFGVKGQVTGPVTWGLTVTDENRRPILYDDTLADALAKHLRMKAAWQERELKAISPNTIIFVDEPYMASVGSAFVSLAEEQVKGLLEEVFAGISGLKGVHCCGNTDWSILLATNLDILSFDAYNYGYTIALYPQEVKSFLERGGVIAWGIVANDEQALKGETVKSLIDRLEDGMGALDRKGVSFRLLTERCLVTPSCGLDSLSEEAAAWALECLAGVSKELRKRYIREG comes from the coding sequence ATGCCTCATACCGACCCGCGAGAGGCCTGCTCACTGGTGGCTAAGTTCCTACCCGAAATCCCCGCCTGGCCACAACTACCCAAGCGTTCCTTCTCGGAGAACATGTATGCCCAGTTCAGCGATGGTTTCCCCGGCGTGGTCATCGAAGGGGATCGAGTTTATGTCGATCGTTCAAAAGATCTGGATGAGCCACTGGAGCAGCTCTACAATACCTATCTAGAGAACAGGGTCGAGAGATATGCTATAAGCCCGGACTATGCCGCTGGTCTTCACACACTACTTGAAGTGGAGCTAAGGTCGCCATTTGGCGTCAAGGGACAGGTGACCGGCCCTGTTACCTGGGGGCTAACGGTCACCGATGAGAACCGTCGCCCCATCCTCTATGACGATACGCTTGCTGATGCCCTGGCCAAACACCTACGCATGAAGGCTGCCTGGCAGGAGCGGGAGCTTAAGGCCATCTCACCCAATACCATCATCTTCGTCGATGAGCCCTATATGGCATCGGTGGGTTCCGCCTTTGTCTCACTCGCTGAGGAGCAGGTAAAAGGGCTTTTAGAGGAGGTTTTCGCTGGTATCAGCGGGCTCAAGGGAGTACACTGCTGTGGCAATACGGATTGGTCAATACTGCTTGCCACGAACCTCGACATTCTTAGCTTTGATGCCTATAATTATGGTTACACCATTGCTCTTTATCCCCAGGAGGTGAAATCATTTCTGGAGCGTGGCGGTGTGATCGCCTGGGGCATCGTAGCAAACGATGAACAAGCCCTGAAGGGAGAAACGGTAAAGAGCCTTATCGACCGCCTGGAGGATGGAATGGGAGCACTGGATCGAAAAGGGGTCAGCTTTCGCCTGCTAACAGAGCGATGTCTGGTTACCCCTTCATGCGGCCTGGACTCGCTCTCGGAGGAGGCGGCAGCGTGGGCTTTGGAGTGCCTTGCCGGGGTATCAAAAGAACTGAGAAAAAGATATATCAGAGAGGGATGA
- the mtnP gene encoding S-methyl-5'-thioadenosine phosphorylase, with protein sequence MPEAKIGVIGGSGLYQIEGMTVVKEVKPKTPFGEPSDAIIIGELEGKSIAFLPRHGRGHYVSPSDIPSRANIYALKSLGVEWIISVNAVGSLKEGIHPLDIVIPDQLIDRTRSRVNSFFGGGLVAHASFAEPFCPVLSNILYQASIDVGANVHQEGTYIVMEGPLFSTKAESNLYRSWGASIIGMTALPEAKLAREAEICYATLACITDYDTWHETEESVTIEMALANLARSADIAKKIINIAAARIPEGRECGCAEALKNAIITDSEKIPERMKKELDLLIGKYIR encoded by the coding sequence ATGCCTGAGGCCAAGATAGGGGTTATCGGGGGAAGTGGACTATACCAAATAGAGGGGATGACTGTTGTCAAAGAGGTGAAGCCTAAGACCCCCTTCGGCGAGCCCAGCGATGCTATCATTATCGGCGAACTGGAAGGGAAGAGCATCGCATTCCTCCCCCGCCACGGCAGGGGGCACTATGTAAGCCCCTCGGATATACCGTCCCGCGCCAATATCTACGCCTTGAAGTCACTGGGCGTGGAGTGGATCATCTCCGTCAATGCGGTAGGAAGCCTGAAAGAGGGTATCCATCCCCTGGACATTGTCATACCCGACCAGCTTATCGATCGCACCAGAAGCCGGGTGAACAGCTTCTTCGGTGGGGGGCTGGTTGCCCATGCCAGCTTTGCCGAACCCTTCTGCCCGGTTCTCAGCAATATACTGTATCAGGCATCCATCGATGTGGGGGCCAATGTTCACCAGGAGGGTACCTATATCGTGATGGAGGGGCCACTCTTCTCCACAAAGGCGGAATCGAACCTCTATCGCTCCTGGGGAGCAAGCATCATAGGTATGACGGCATTACCGGAAGCAAAGCTGGCAAGGGAGGCGGAGATATGCTATGCTACACTTGCCTGCATTACCGACTACGATACCTGGCATGAAACCGAGGAGTCGGTAACTATCGAAATGGCGCTTGCCAACCTGGCGCGTAGTGCTGATATAGCCAAGAAGATCATTAATATAGCGGCGGCACGCATCCCAGAGGGACGCGAATGTGGCTGTGCCGAGGCGCTTAAAAACGCCATTATCACCGACTCGGAGAAGATTCCCGAGCGGATGAAAAAGGAACTCGACCTTTTAATTGGTAAGTATATTAGGTGA
- the mtnA gene encoding S-methyl-5-thioribose-1-phosphate isomerase, translated as MSEFKAIKWVSKKVIMIDQTKLPWEEVFLEISDYREVASSIKGMRIRGAPAIGIAAAYGIALGAQGIEAKSKNEFMEKLRPISETLSATRPTAVNLFWALERMNRVAEAGESVARIKVALISEAQRLDAEGEAAERKLSSYGDELIEDGFTILTHCNTGALAAGYGTALGVIRTAWERGKKIHVFASETRPLLQGARLTAWELIKYNIPFTLITDTMTGHFLSRGGIDCVIVGADRIASNGDVANKIGTYNLAVPAMENGIPFYVAAPTSTIDISLESGDDIPIEERSATEVTHIRGVPIAPEGVKVANPAFDVTPHRYISAIITERGIVREPYVERLRKLGVNDGH; from the coding sequence ATGAGTGAGTTTAAAGCCATAAAGTGGGTATCAAAGAAGGTTATAATGATCGACCAGACTAAGCTTCCATGGGAGGAGGTTTTCCTGGAGATTTCGGACTACCGCGAGGTGGCATCATCAATCAAGGGGATGAGAATCCGTGGCGCGCCAGCTATAGGCATCGCCGCTGCCTACGGGATAGCACTGGGGGCACAGGGGATCGAGGCAAAATCGAAGAATGAATTTATGGAAAAACTTCGTCCCATCTCAGAGACGCTTTCTGCCACCAGACCCACTGCGGTTAACCTGTTCTGGGCACTGGAGAGGATGAACCGCGTGGCAGAAGCCGGCGAGAGCGTTGCCCGGATAAAAGTGGCACTTATCTCTGAGGCCCAAAGGCTGGATGCCGAGGGTGAGGCGGCAGAGCGAAAGCTGAGCTCCTACGGTGACGAGCTTATAGAGGATGGCTTTACTATACTGACTCACTGCAACACCGGGGCGTTGGCAGCGGGCTATGGTACCGCACTGGGGGTAATCAGGACGGCATGGGAGAGAGGTAAAAAAATACACGTCTTCGCTAGCGAAACTCGTCCCCTGCTACAGGGAGCGCGTCTTACCGCATGGGAGCTAATTAAGTATAACATCCCTTTCACCCTAATAACCGACACCATGACGGGTCATTTCCTTTCCAGAGGAGGCATCGATTGCGTAATCGTAGGTGCTGATAGGATTGCCTCAAATGGCGATGTCGCGAATAAAATCGGCACCTATAACTTGGCGGTGCCGGCGATGGAGAATGGTATCCCTTTCTATGTCGCCGCCCCCACAAGCACCATCGATATATCATTGGAATCGGGTGATGATATACCCATTGAGGAGAGAAGCGCTACAGAGGTTACCCACATTAGAGGGGTTCCTATCGCCCCGGAGGGAGTTAAGGTAGCAAACCCCGCTTTCGATGTTACCCCCCATCGCTACATATCTGCTATAATTACCGAGCGTGGTATAGTGCGCGAGCCCTATGTGGAGAGGTTGAGGAAGCTTGGGGTAAACGATGGTCATTAA